From Rhododendron vialii isolate Sample 1 chromosome 10a, ASM3025357v1, the proteins below share one genomic window:
- the LOC131302691 gene encoding isocitrate dehydrogenase [NADP], chloroplastic translates to MAFEKIKVANPIVEMDGDEMTRVFWKSIKEKLIFPFVDLDIKYFDLGLPHRDETNDKVTIESAEATLKYNVAIKCATITPDEGRMEEFKLKQMWKSPNGTIRNILNGTVFREPIICKNVPRLIPGWTKPICIGRHAFGDQYKATDTVIKGPGKLKMVFVPEGKGENTELEVYNFTGAGGVALSMYNTDESIYAFAEASMDIAFQKKWPLYLSTKNTILKKYDGRFKDIFQEVYEAKWKSKYEAAGIWYEHRLIDDMVAYALKSEGGYVWACKNYDGDVQSDFLAQGFGSLGLMTSVLVCPDGKTIEAEAAHGTVTRHFRVHQKGGETSTNSIASIFAWSRGLAHRAKLDDNAKLLDFTEKLEAACIGTVESGKMTKDLALIIHGSKLSRNLYLNTEEFIDAVADELRAKLGCKA, encoded by the exons ATGGCTTTCGAGAAGATCAAGGTCGCCAACCCCATCGTCGAGATGGACG GAGATGAGATGACTCGAGTCTTCTGGAAATCAATCAAGGAGAAG CTTATCTTCCCCTTTGTGGACTTAGATATAAAGTACTTTGACCTTGGCCTTCCTCATCGTGATGAAACTAATGACAAAGTTACTATTGAAAGTGCGGAAGCTACTCTTAA GTACAATGTGGCAATTAAGTGTGCAACCATTACTCCAG ATGAAGGACGTATGGAGGAATTTAAATTGAAGCAGATGTGGAAGAGTCCAAATGGAACAATTAGGAACATTCTGAATG GAACCGTCTTCAGAGAACCAATTATTTGCAAAAACGTCCCTCGGCTCATCCCAG GATGGACAAAGCCTATATGCATTGGAAGGCATGCTTTTGGTGATCAATATAAAGCAACTGATACAGTCATCAAAGGACCTGGAAAACTCAAAATGGTGTTCG TACcagaaggaaaaggagaaaatacAGAGTTGGAGGTTTATAACTTTACTGGTGCTGGAGGAGTAGCTTTGTCTATGTACAATACTGATGAG TCCATCTATGCTTTTGCGGAGGCTTCAATGGACATTGCTTTCCAGAAAAAGTGGCCGCTTTATCTTAGCACAAAAAACACTATTCTTAAGAAATACGATGGAAG ATTCAAGGACATATTTCAGGAAGTGTATGAAGCTAAGTGGAAATCAAAGTATGAGGCTGCTGGGATATG GTATGAACACCGCCTCATCGATGACATGGTTGCTTATGCTCTTAAGAGCGAAGGAGGTTATGTATGGGCATGCAAAAACTATGACGGGGATGTGCAGAGTGATTTCTTGGCACAAG GGTTTGGATCTCTTGGTCTGATGACATCTGTCCTG GTGTGCCCTGATGGAAAGACAATAGAAGCTGAAGCAGCCCATGGCACCGTTACACGCCATTTCAGGGTTCACCAGAAAGGTGGTGAAACCAGCACAAATAGCATAGCCTCCATTTTTGCATGGTCCAGAGGGCTTGCACACAG AGCCAAGTTGGATGACAATGCAAAACTCTTGGATTTCACTGAGAAACTAGAAGCGGCTTGTATTGGAACCGTGGAGTCTGGAAAGATGACCAAGGATCTTGCACTTATTATCCATGGATCTAA GCTTTCTAGAAACTTGTATCTGAATACTGAAGAGTTCATTGATGCTGTGGCGGATGAGCTGAGAGCAAAACTTGGTTGCAAAGCTTAA